TCTTCTCCCCTTTCCCCTTTCCCATTGACCCTTCCTGCCCCTTGTGTGTTGCAGACCTGCGTTCTGTTCGTGGAAATAAAGATTTTTTAAAGTTAGGTTGCTAGATGAACTGCAACTTTCCCGTTGCTTTCAGTCAACAACTTTTTTTTTCTGAAAAATGTACATTTCTTTATTCTAACACAAATGAAATAGGAACAAGTACGAAGCTAGACTTTGTGAAATTTTATCTTTTTAATCCATGTATATATTTCTATATGATCTGGATGGAAATAAATTCGTATTGATTAGATGAGCCTGCTATGTTACTGATTTAATATCTTTCCACCTATGGGTAGACTGCGCAACATATATATCCTAACCCTTATCTACGCTTTGCAATTGTATGCTGTATTGGCAGCCATCTCCAACTTGATCTTCTGCAATAAAACCTAACTGTTGAAGGTTTCTTTTTGGGGATTATGATGATGTCTGAAACCGACATCGATGTAAAAAAAACAGGAGTGGGTGGTAAAAAAATAGTTGATGGGAAACATAAGATTTTCAAAGTACCCTGGTTTAAGGAGCCCATGTAACTATTTTAAAGAAAAGGATTTTACCACTGATGTAACTCCATTAAATGATACTGATGATATGTTACATGCTGTTACATCAATGGGAAGATAAACCGTGAAAATGATTCTGGGTTTTCGGAACGTCACTTCTCAGTGTTTTATTCTAAGATTTATATTCTAATGCTAACAAACCTGAACCTTGACAGTATTTCTCATCCATTAACTTATGTTATGCTGTATGTGACTGTATCTCCATGAATAGGAAATTTTGCTTGCGTTGTATTATTTTCTCTATGCATCGGTACTGATAACATTCAACATCTCTAGTGTGAAACCATGTGTAACCTTTTAAAGAAACACTTTTTCTTGACACCTCATGGCATTAACATGTTGTTGCTCACTCTTCTAACAGGAATCGAGCAGCTCGACTATTCTATTCTGATTCCATTACAATGCGGCATGCTGATGGCACCCTTGAGACTGCAGATCACAAAATTCTATTAATTAGGGGTCCATTAAATATCAGACAGATGCATTGTAATGGATTTCCTTATGaggtttgatttttttttcttcgtGCGTCAGTCTTCACTAGTTTTTTTCCGGCAGAACAAAATGATTCCTCTTAATTTTGCATACTTCAAATAGTTCTACTTGATCTATCTGGTTTATCTCTGCCAGTTTTGTTTCTGGATAGTACCTTATTAACAGAGAGCCCGGCTTTTATCATTCATCATATTAAAATTTATGCAGGTTTCTAAATACTTCCGACGTGGTTTTCCTGTTCAATGGGAGCAATGTGCTAATTCTAACATGAAACAGATGAATGAAAACACACAATCTCCATCAAAATCAACTGAATATTATATAGAGAAGTTCTTGCGTGGCAGCTTTATCAATTCTGCGGAATATAGTTTCATGGAGGCTGATTTCAAATCATCTAAAGGGCCTACTGGTAATACAGATGGACCTCCCAGCCAAGGGCTTTCAGATTTGTCTAATGGAATACCAAAAGTTCAGGAACCTACTGGAGATGGTGCTGATTATCATAACTCTGTGAGCATCACGACTGCATCTGAGGGATTATGTAATGGCAGAATCGGTATGCCTGATGAATCTTGTGAAGATTCTGGGCCTGGAGAAACATATAGTGGTCGAACAAGTCAAGCAGCAAAACCACGTGAATTACAAGTATTGGCCAAAGGGTTGAGTCCAGCATTTGGACTTCTTCAATGTTCAAAAGATAACACAGGCAGAAGACTGCGGAGTGGCAAAGTTTGTGAAATGTCAAATGGTGCTTCATTTAAGAAGggtaacaccaagaggaagacaaTGCAGCATGAGACATTGAATGTGAATGTGGAACCAATTGAAGAGACAACATCCCCTTCAGATCCGACTTGTCATGAAAATGTAGGTTGGATTAGTTAAGTTGATGCAGAGTAATTTCTGTTGAGTTCCACTTTTGACCAATGGCTTGCTCTGGCCTGGATTAATGCTCTTTCAAACAAACCATTATGTAGCAGTAGCAGTCTAGTTGTATGTTGTTTACAGTAAACACACACTCTTTCTAAATATGCAGTGTTCTGCCATTTCAGTTTTGCTCCCATTAGGATTACAATTCTGTCATGGTATAGTTCAATGGCATATCCACTGCAAATCTCTGAACATTTTACTGATAACCTCTAACTATCAGATGCTGATTAATGCTTTGGTGGTGACAAGTCATATAAGTTTGCCCTTTTTCCCTTGACTTGATGTTCTCTAGAAATCATGTGATATTGTTGAAGACTTGTTACTTTCTACTGCCTTTTGCTAAATCTCATAGTCTGACTCAATGTAGGGTGGCTCAGTTACTCAAATCCCTGCTGCAGATGAACTTCACTCACAACATTCAGGTCATAAAGGTTAGTTAAATAATTTGCGTGAGTTGTTAATTATTTATCATTCAGCTTTTACTTGATGGAAGCTACATCAGGTTTCGCTAGTACTCGTAGTTGATAGCAATGACACACGTGCAATACACATATTACATGAAACAAAGCCACTTCTGATGTTAAGACACATCACACACGTGCAATTCACATATTACATGAAACAAAGCCACTTCTGAATTTAAGAAAATATGCCTTAAATGGGTACGTCATAGTTGATTGTCAATGCTTTCGCTAGTACTCTGTATTTTGTTGTCCTAGGTAATGTTGTTAACAAATCATACTTCAGTCCAAAATAGGAGGAAACCAACTTATTTGCACCCTAAACAAAGAACTTATATCCGTTGCCCTGCTATGATGTAAACCTAGCGAATAGACAAACAACAATAGTGTGCTAGTTGAATAAATGGAAGAGCCAGTAGACCAGCACCACACAGACGAGGACTCTGTATTGCCTCTTTGTATTACACATACAAGGAACACAAATGACTGTTCACACATGGTTATCTGGAACAAGTATTTAACACTCATGGTTGTTCGCTGTAGGAAAAGGGAGAGGAAGACCTAGAAAGAGGGCGAGGACCGAGGAGGTGTAGCATCGAGCATGGTGCGGTGAATATCAGAGCAACATTTTGTGATGAAGTAAATCTCAGCAAATGGTAGATGTGCTGTGTAACGGACTAGAGTTGTGCTAATGTAGGTTGTAGGATGAGGAAGATGCTACTGCTGTGAAACGGTTGGCAGAACAGTTCTTTGCAGGCCAACTATCTATGTATGTAGGTGCATCTGGAGACTATGTTACAAACCAATTCACATGTGCTGATGATGAGCTCAAGTACAACAGCTTCAGATGTATCTCTTCCTAGCTTTCTACAGCTGAAGGAGCTGCTCATGGTGGCTGGGCGTCACTGGCTTATCTCACGGATCACCCAGAGGAAGCCTCATCTATCCATGAGGTGATCTATGCAACGAGGTCCATGTCTGAACTGTTGTGAGACCGGTAGTTTGTATAGGTGATCGTGTTTCATCGAATGGCTTTTGGTTCCCTGGTCTGTATGATCGGGCTCCAGGAAGTTGGTCCCAGGTAGTAGCTCTTTTTGGAAGTAGCAAGATGGGTTGGGTAAAAACTCAGAAAAACATCTGGCTTCTAGACTCACTTTTCTGTGATGACTATGGTTTTGTACTTCCGTTTATTAAATGGAACCGGGGAGAAATCCATGTGAATCTAAAAAAGAAGTGCTGGTGTATTACTCATGCTCTGATGTTTAGCCAGAAAATCTTTTAGCTTTATCTGTCCGTGGGATTTCATCAAGTACCTTATCACGTTAACTCAGGATTTCCTCTATTTCGCAAAATCCAGAGAAATTGAATATCAGAAAACTTGTTAGATCTTCATTCTGAGTGTGCTTCTGGGCAACCTTTGCCAGAAGATTCGGGCGTAGCATACCAGTAAAGTAGAAAGAAGCGTCAAGCACATACCATCACTGTAAAGTACTTGGCTGTTTAACTGGTCAGAACACAGATTAAAACATCCAAACTCAAGTTCATGTGTTGGTACAAATTCGAGGTCTCAAATACCACTGCTTGAGATGATTACAAGTATTCCATCGATATCCTAATAACGGTTATGCACTTATGGTCTCATCAAACTATTACTCATTTAGCATAAATAGGTACACCTAAAAGATGCAACCCAAGTTCCTAAATTCCGCACGACCAAAATTCCTAATCTCTTGCCCTCAGCTACGATTGATTCGGAGTACCCCACAAACTTTCATGGTATAGACATTTACTCGGCAGGTGGAAGGACTTTATTGGCATCTTTCTCAGAAACAGAACCATAGAAACATATTCTTGTGTCGCCTTCTCGAACCTTTTGACCTAGATATCCCTTGTACAGGTCCCAAAACTCATTGCTGCATAATAAAGTGATCGAAAAGCAAAATTAGATGGTGATGGCAGTATTTGCTTGTAGTTCTTTCGGGTGCCTAATGTTGTTGCCACAAGTGGTACCTGACTTGTGGTAGCGTAAACAAGTTAAATGATTTCGGGTCCCTCTGCATGTCAAGTATCACTAGTTTCAAGCGTGACAGCGACAACGCTTCCATGTCAATTAGTTTCTTGATCCTGATCAAGAAAAAGCAACTATATAAGAATAGAAAAAGGTAGGACTACTTTATATATTGGGGCAATACCTCTTGGTGCTGTGCTGAACAGCACACAATCTTTTCCTCCACTACACATTTGTGGTAAGTAAACGGTTGTAATCATATTGCATGCTTAGTAGTTTTCAGTGGAACATTACTCATGAGAAGAAAAACAATTTTTCTTTGATACGGCCTACTCATAAAACTTGAAAAGAAAAGTCATGCATTCCACGCTTCTCTTGGAAACTGGTAAGATATTTTAACAAAGTTGGAGCGATCAATAATCAAGACAGTTAACGTGGTCATGCCCAGTGCACACACCCCACAGTGAAGAAAGTTCGTGATATGAATTGCATCAATGACTAAGCTTATGGTGCTGACTTTTCCACATGACTTTCTTTCTTCAGTGAGATCATAGTAAAGTAAATCCCCAACAAATTTTGCAAGTTAGACATTGTTTCTAATATATTATCGTCCTTGTTTCATGAATGTATTAGCTTCTAAAAACTAAGGCAAGTATGAAAAATATATCGTTTTGGGGACAAATGTAACACCCATATAGTTACAATACAGGTATTGAATCTACCAGACCAACAAATCTATATCCTTTTAGTTTTATCTGAACAAGATAAATTACCACTTCCAGTTTCCAGAATTAAACCTACAAGTTCAAAATTTTGAACCCAGTTGGTTTAGAATTCACCAAATACTAAGCTCCTGTTGTGTGCAATTTAAACATAATGGCAAGCATAAGCCAGCCATAAGCTTGAACAGTCAGCTTGAACAGTCAGGATCTCATACCTGCTGGGTGTACCACAGGCAATATTAACTCGATCTTTAAGCAGC
This region of Lolium perenne isolate Kyuss_39 chromosome 2, Kyuss_2.0, whole genome shotgun sequence genomic DNA includes:
- the LOC127334259 gene encoding uncharacterized protein, with amino-acid sequence MASQPQAGRFTQGVAARAPPPASVEGPAYRATLQRCVALVDWWLVRGEDDKIRVAGYPERNRAARLFYSDSITMRHADGTLETADHKILLIRGPLNIRQMHCNGFPYEVSKYFRRGFPVQWEQCANSNMKQMNENTQSPSKSTEYYIEKFLRGSFINSAEYSFMEADFKSSKGPTGNTDGPPSQGLSDLSNGIPKVQEPTGDGADYHNSVSITTASEGLCNGRIGMPDESCEDSGPGETYSGRTSQAAKPRELQVLAKGLSPAFGLLQCSKDNTGRRLRSGKVCEMSNGASFKKGNTKRKTMQHETLNVNVEPIEETTSPSDPTCHENGGSVTQIPAADELHSQHSGHKGKGRGRPRKRARTEEV